The nucleotide window CAGGCTCGGGTTGCGTGGAATCGTTTCGGCGAGGCGGCGCAGCCGGGCTTGAGGTGGAGACACCGCTTGCAGAGACGTCCCGGCGGGGCGTCTCTACCGCAATTGGGGCAGCAACTGGCATTGACACATGCGCCACGCCTTTGCGTGAAACCTCGGAGGACAACGCCTTTTGATAAGGGAAGGCCTCGCGGCTGCGCGCTTCCACGGAAACTGAGGGTCGCCAGGCGCCGGTGTCGCGTGGTTTTGCCAGCGGCTTGGTTTCCCATGCCACGCGTTTGATGTTCATCAAATGCACCGGGCCGATGTTGTCGCTGGTGATGTTGCCGCCGTAAGAGCCGCAACCCAAGGTCATGCTGGGATCGAGTTCGGTGGTATATCCCACCGCGCCGATGGCCGTCGGCGAATTGACGATGATGCGAAATGCGGGCTTTTTCAAACCGAATTGCACAATGATGTCACGATCGTTGCAGTGGATGCCGAGCGTGTGGCCGCGGCCGCCGAAGTTGAGCAGTTCCATGCAGCGATCGCAGCCTTTTTGCCAGCCGTCTTCAACATAAAGCGCGAGCACAGGCGAGAGTTTTTCCATCGAGAGCGGATACTGTTTGCCCACGCCCGCGAGCCGCGCCACCAGCACGCGCGTGTCTTCCGGTATCTTGATTCCTGCTGCTTCGGCAATGCGCTGCGGCGCTTGTCCCACCATCTCTCCGTTAATGCGAAATTCCGGCGTGACCAAAACCTTCGCAACTTTGCCGGCTTCGGTTTCATTCAAAAAATAGGCTTTCTGCTTGTTGAGCTCTTCGAGTACGCGATCCGCAACCGGCGCATCAACCACCAGCGCCTGCTCGGAAGAACACAGCGTGCCCCAGTCGAACGTCGTGCCCGCCACCGCATCGGCAACCGCTTTGGGAATATCCGCGCTGCGATCGATGTACACAGGCACATTGCCCGGACCCACGCCGTACGCAGGTTTGCCCGCAGAATAGGCCGCGCGCACAAGGCCGGTTCCGCCGGTGGCGAGAATCACGGCAGTGTCGCGATGGCGCATCAATTCGTTGGTGCCCTCTTGCGTGGGCAATGACAAGCACAAACACAAATCCGGCGGCGCGCCTGCGCTTTCCGCAGCTTTGCGCATCACATGCACCGCCTCTTGCGTGCAATCCTTTGCGCGCGGATGCGGCGACACCACCACGGCATTGCGTGACTTCACGCTGATGATACATTTAAACATCGCGGTGGAGGTGGGATTGGTGGTCGGCACCACGGCCGCAACCACGCCCATGGGCTCGGCAATCTCCAGAATTTTTTTCTTGGTGTCTTCGCGAATGATGCCGACGGTCTTGAGATGCTTGATGCCCTCATAAAGATCACGCGTGGAGAATTGATTCTTGATGGTTTTGTCCGCGACCTTGCCGTATCTGGTTTCATCAACCGCCATGCGCGCGAGACGCTCGCTCGCCTTGAAGCCGGCCTCAGCCATGGCCGCGACCACGCGGTCAACCTGCTCTTGCGAGAATTCTTTGAACTTGAGCTGCGCGGCCTTCGCACGGCTGAGCAGGCTGCGCACTTCCTGCAGAGATTGCAGATCTTGATCGAGGAGAGCGGACATGTTAGCTCCTGAAACTTTATTGTCCAAGCAGTGGCCTGCAAAATGACTTTCAAACAAGAGCATCAAAAAGCCGGTGCTTCAATCCGCGGCGGCATTCATCAGCAACGACCAAGCCATGTGCGGACAAGTAACGCTACCAAATCTAACAAAACTCTTTTGAGTTGCAATATGAACTTTAAACAAATGAGATACAATTTGTGCAAGAAAGAATTCGCCCAGTCACGAGCCTAATGCCAATCCCGTCAGCAAATAATGCACGGCCAGATTGGTGAAATTTCCCCAACGTTGTGCGAATGCGCGAATTGTGTCTTCTGATTGAGATTCCCCATTGAAGTAGAAATATTGAATCGCTTTGCGCACGCCGAGATCACCAGCGGCAATGGCATTGCCGCGGCCAAGTCCGCGCGCCAGCAACCAATCGACCGTCCAGCGTCCGACACCGTGCAGCGGCAGGAGTTGTTCGGCAATTTCCTCGTCGGAGAGGTTCTGCAATTTATAAAGATCAAGCCCGCCGGCATGAATCGCCTTGGCCAGGCCGATGATGTATTCGGACTTTTTCTCGGTGAATTGCAGCGCGCGCAATGAGCTAATACGCACGCGTGATAGTTTTTTCGGCGAGGGGAAGGCAAAATAAATTTGCCCGTTGTAGTGCAGTTTCTCGCCGTAACGCCGCACCAGGCGGCTGCGTACCGTAAACGCAAATTGCAGATTGATCTGCTGCGCGCTGATCGACGTCACCATCATCTCAAAGAGATCGGCTGCCAGCGTCGGCCGGAAGCCGCGATATTGCTGCGTGAGCCGGCGCAGCACCGGATCGCTTTTAGCAAACGCATACAACGCGGTAAGTGGAAATTGCAGACCGAGAAGGTGGCGGGCGATGCGCTCGGCTTCAGCAAGAACTCGCGATGCTTTCGTCGCTGGAAAAATATCATAACAAGCATGATTTGCCTGGGCGAAAAGCGTGAGCAAATGCATACGTGAATCGACGGCAAACACTTTCTTGAGAACCTTGCCATCATATCGATTTGCCGCGTCTTCGCCAAACGCATGATAGCGTCGCAATGTCAGCGGCAAATTGAGTTGGTCACCCAAAGGGAAGAGTTTGTATGGCATTTTTCAATATACCTACACCGGACGAACCGGAATCAAAAAGAGAATCGACGAACCACAGATTTCACGGCGCAGCAAAGCTGCAACCAAAGGTTTTGAAGCCACGGATGAACACGGATTTTCACGGATTTTTTTCCTAACATTTTTTTGAAAAAATCTACGCCGATTTTCAGCCAAGCTGAAAATCGAAGCTCTTCGAGCAGTCTTAAACTCCGCCCACAAAAGTAAAAAACTTTTGTGCGATTTCAATTTTGTGAACAGAATCTTTCAGAATTTTACTCTAACTTTGGGCACCTTATCGCTTAAAGAAAAACCGTTGCGAGTTTGCAGTCGGAAATCATCTTGCTCGCATCCGTGTTTCATCAGTGTGCATCTGTGGCTGAATTCTTCGCTTTTTTGGAGCGATTTTGCTACAAAGGCGCAAACGGAATCAATCTTTGGTAAAATTTTTTTGGAGGATTGGCGAACCGGTTCGCTGCAAGTTGCGACGGAACATCGGCCATTCAAGCAATTGAATTGCGCCATTCGCAGACGGCAACAAATCTCGAATGACGTGAATGCCATTGTGTGCACCCACAACGATTTCGCGCCTGCCGTTGCCATCAAGGTCCACCACCATTGGCGAAGAAGACACCTCCGCACCGCACGACAGCGGAAATCCCGGAATGATTTGGCCGCCAGCATCGAACCCATGCAGCAAACCATCGCCACCGCCAATGATGAGGCCGTAGCGATGTTCATAGAGCATGATGAGGGCGGGCGAGCTGTTGATCTCATAACCCGTGCGCACCGGCCAGCCGAGCAAACAATCGCCGGTGGAATTCCACGCATGCACCGCACCGTCCGTCGTGCCAAAGATGATATCGAGCTTGCCATCGCGGTTGAGATCAACGATGACTGGATTCGAATGAATGCCCTTGCCCACCAAGCGCGGAAACGGCGGCAGCTCACTGCCGTCCAATTGCAAAACGTGCAGAAATCCTGCTTCGTCTCCAGCAATGATTTCGACGCGGCCATCGCCATTCAAATCTGCCAGACTCGGGGAGGCCGGCGCATCCATGGGCAAATGCACGGGAAAATTCGGATACAATTCTCCCGAAAGATGCCAGGCATAAACATAGCCACGACTCGCATCGCCGAGCGTCAAAGTTGTGATGACCAACAAATCCTCATGCCACGCCGGAGTTGCCATGGCCCAGCCCCGCATGCTTTGCGGCCAACCCGGCGCAGGTTTGCCGCGACGATCAAACACATGCATCTGCTCCCGGCCGCCGATGGCGAGCAGAGAATCGGCGATCATCACCGGCGAAGACCAGAGACGATATCCGAGCGCGATTGGAAATCCCGTGACAGCCGAACCGTTGAAATGCCAGCCGTGCAATGCACCATCATTTCCGCCAATGAAAATCTCCGGTTGCTGATCGCCGTCAATATCCCACAACGTTGGCGAAGAAAACACGCCACCGGCAACCGGTTGCGGCCAGTTCGGAAGATCGCGCAGGGAATCATCCACCAAATAGCAAAAGCCGTCAAAGGAAGCAAGGACGATCTCGAGGCGGCCATCGCGATCAAAATCATAAACCGCCGGCGAGGAGACGGTTTCGGCTGAGGTAGCGCGGAAGAGATGATGGGAGGGGAAATCTTCATGATTACAACTGATCAGCGAGAACAACACAATTTTGCCAAATCCGATTACGATAAGTTTGATGAAAGGATTGTTGGGGTTCCGGAGGTTTGCAGAAACAGCTAGCGTATTGTACCATTGAAAATTAAGTCTCCTCCTGTTTGTCATTCTGGAAGAATCTTGTGAAAATTTAGCCCCGGCCCCAAATTTCACATGATTCCTTCTGAATGACAAATTTCTTTTGGGGGTGCAAAATTCATGCATCATAATGAT belongs to Cytophagia bacterium CHB2 and includes:
- a CDS encoding aldehyde dehydrogenase family protein; translation: MSALLDQDLQSLQEVRSLLSRAKAAQLKFKEFSQEQVDRVVAAMAEAGFKASERLARMAVDETRYGKVADKTIKNQFSTRDLYEGIKHLKTVGIIREDTKKKILEIAEPMGVVAAVVPTTNPTSTAMFKCIISVKSRNAVVVSPHPRAKDCTQEAVHVMRKAAESAGAPPDLCLCLSLPTQEGTNELMRHRDTAVILATGGTGLVRAAYSAGKPAYGVGPGNVPVYIDRSADIPKAVADAVAGTTFDWGTLCSSEQALVVDAPVADRVLEELNKQKAYFLNETEAGKVAKVLVTPEFRINGEMVGQAPQRIAEAAGIKIPEDTRVLVARLAGVGKQYPLSMEKLSPVLALYVEDGWQKGCDRCMELLNFGGRGHTLGIHCNDRDIIVQFGLKKPAFRIIVNSPTAIGAVGYTTELDPSMTLGCGSYGGNITSDNIGPVHLMNIKRVAWETKPLAKPRDTGAWRPSVSVEARSREAFPYQKALSSEVSRKGVAHVSMPVAAPIAVETPRRDVSASGVSTSSPAAPPRRNDSTQPEPAAQKFGASGMTAEQVDKIVEEFSKHRK
- a CDS encoding DNA-3-methyladenine glycosylase 2 family protein gives rise to the protein MPYKLFPLGDQLNLPLTLRRYHAFGEDAANRYDGKVLKKVFAVDSRMHLLTLFAQANHACYDIFPATKASRVLAEAERIARHLLGLQFPLTALYAFAKSDPVLRRLTQQYRGFRPTLAADLFEMMVTSISAQQINLQFAFTVRSRLVRRYGEKLHYNGQIYFAFPSPKKLSRVRISSLRALQFTEKKSEYIIGLAKAIHAGGLDLYKLQNLSDEEIAEQLLPLHGVGRWTVDWLLARGLGRGNAIAAGDLGVRKAIQYFYFNGESQSEDTIRAFAQRWGNFTNLAVHYLLTGLALGS
- a CDS encoding VCBS repeat-containing protein codes for the protein MMHEFCTPKRNLSFRRNHVKFGAGAKFSQDSSRMTNRRRLNFQWYNTLAVSANLRNPNNPFIKLIVIGFGKIVLFSLISCNHEDFPSHHLFRATSAETVSSPAVYDFDRDGRLEIVLASFDGFCYLVDDSLRDLPNWPQPVAGGVFSSPTLWDIDGDQQPEIFIGGNDGALHGWHFNGSAVTGFPIALGYRLWSSPVMIADSLLAIGGREQMHVFDRRGKPAPGWPQSMRGWAMATPAWHEDLLVITTLTLGDASRGYVYAWHLSGELYPNFPVHLPMDAPASPSLADLNGDGRVEIIAGDEAGFLHVLQLDGSELPPFPRLVGKGIHSNPVIVDLNRDGKLDIIFGTTDGAVHAWNSTGDCLLGWPVRTGYEINSSPALIMLYEHRYGLIIGGGDGLLHGFDAGGQIIPGFPLSCGAEVSSSPMVVDLDGNGRREIVVGAHNGIHVIRDLLPSANGAIQLLEWPMFRRNLQRTGSPILQKNFTKD